A part of Salvelinus alpinus chromosome 5, SLU_Salpinus.1, whole genome shotgun sequence genomic DNA contains:
- the LOC139575938 gene encoding DNA replication factor Cdt1-like, with amino-acid sequence MSQARVTDFYVKRKKDASGAAHGDGNKTQVVDTVTSKPCSRSTRSKSKNAAPTTKVMIKTSKSTCSENSVQDEFWRVIDEATSVDKVESVSVVLARTDSEKETLFSSPRTPKRTFTEAEFDLGSAVFSTTAEHSTAKKRFRIEANKHAIAAGTSPEPVKVVKKSVRKKLILAKDDEQATHHLAKDVPQVPYPLPVDKESKNLVNRSANNSPTRKPLVKGSTKPKEGHKTFSKEDVVALKFRLQKIKGQTRKAENLPSTAPESTATAPDMKTKLACVKELAAKAQHRKEERLAEARSTEENNRPQTEDGDKLPAYQRYHTLAQDVPPGLTLPFKYKLLAGMFRSMDTIVGMLFNRSETVTFAKVKQGVQDMMHKCFEETHVGQIKTVYPTAYHFRQERNIPTFSATVKKSSYQLTVEPVIEADKSKAVLAASRLLERRRIFHQNLISIVKGHHKAFLAKLNPPIRVPDDKLTRWHPRFNVDEVPNVLPGELPQPPQGAEKLTTAQEVLDKARSMMNPKMEKALANMALKTAEMVCVKEQEPVPQTPVAPAETHSALKGVSQSLLERIRAKEAQKLQAAMTRNPQQEERLVMMSRLGELARILRNVFVAEKKPALIMEVACNRMVSSYRSALSTGDMELHLRLLAELTPDWLTIHTIRKDFYLKLIKTMDLNVVLEKLKQKTKEEERL; translated from the exons ATGTCTCAGGCGCGGGTCACCGATTTCTACGTCAAGAGAAAGAAAGATGCTAGTGGGGCTGCGCATGGTGATGGCAATAAAACGCAAGTTGTGGACACTGTAACAAGTAAGCCATGCTCAAGATCAACTCGGTCGAAAAGCAAGAATGCGGCACCAACAACAAAGGTTATGATAAAGACTTCAAAATCAACATGTTCTGAAAACAGTGTACAAGATGAGTTTTGGAGGGTTATTGACGAGGCGACTTCGGTCGATAAGGTGGAGAGCGTGTCTGTTGTGTTGGCGAGGACCGACTCGGAAAAAGAAACACTTTTCTCTAGCCCTCGAACTCCCAAGAGGACCTTTACAGAAGCTGAATTCGATCTTGGATCAGCTGTATTTTCAACCACTGCTGAACATAGCACAGCAAAGAAGCGTTTTCGGATCGAGGCAAATAAACACGCCATCGCTGCAGGGACAAGTCCTGAGCCGGTTAAAGTTGTAAAGAAGTCGGTCAGGAAGAAATTGATTCTCGCCAAAGACGACGAACAG gCAACCCACCATCTGGCTAAAGATGTCCCGCAGGTACCCTATCCACTACCTGTTGATAAAGAATCAAAGAATTTAGTCAATCGCAGTGCCAACAATTCTCCAACGCGCAAACCACTTGTTAAGGGCAGCACAAAACCAAAAGAGGGGCACAAG ACTTTCTCCAAAGAGGATGTTGTGGCCCTCAAGTTCCGCCTTCAGAAGATCAAGGGCCAGACACGGAAAGCTGAGAACCTGCCCTCTACGGCCCCTGAGTCTACTGCTACTGCCCCAGACATGAAGACTAAGCTAGCCTGTGTCAAAGAGCTTGCTGCTAAGGCACAACACCGGAAGGAGGAGAGGTTGGCAGAGGCCAGATCTACTGAAGAAAATAATCGGCCACAAACCGAGGATGG AGATAAGCTCCCAGCCTATCAGCGGTACCATACTCTTGCCCAGGATGTTCCCCCTGGCCTCACCCTGCCCTTCAAGTACAAACTGCTTGCTGGAATGTTCCGTAGCATGGACACCATAGTGGGAATGCTCTTCAACCGCTCAGAGACTGTTACCTTTGCCAAAGTGAAGCAGGGTGTCCAGGACATGATGCACAA gTGTTTTGAGGAGACCCATGTGGGACAGATTAAGACAGTCTATCCTACTGCCTACCATTTCCGCCAGGAGAGAAACATTCCTACCTTCAGTGCTACAGTGAAGAAGTCTAGCTACCAGCTCACAGTGGAGCCTGTCATTGAAGCTG ATAAGAGCAAGGCAGTGCTGGCTGCTTCCcgcctgttagagaggagacgTATCTTCCATCAAAACCTAATCAGCATTGTGAAAGGGCATCACAAG GCGTTCCTTGCCAAGTTGAATCCTCCTATTAGAGTCCCAGATGACAAGCTTACCCGCTGGCACCCTCGCTTCAATGTGGATGAGGTGCCCAATGTCCTGCCCGGTGAGCTGCCCCAGCCCCCACAGGGAGCTGAGAAGCTAACCACTGCCCAGGAGGTTCTGGACAAGGCCCGCTCCATGATGAACCCTAAG ATGGAGAAAGCACTGGCCAACATGGCTCTGAAGACTGCAGAGATGGTCTGTGTAAAAGAGCAAGAGCCTGTTCCACAAACTCCTGTGGCTCCTGCTGAAACTCACAGTGCCCTCAAAGGGGTGTCTCAGTCCCTGCTGGAGAGG ATCCGAGCAAAGGAGGCTCAGAAGCTCCAAGCTGCCATGACCCGGAACCCTCAGCAGGAGGAGCGCCTTGTGATGATGTCACGGCTGGGAGAGCTGGCTCGGATCCTGCGTAACGTCTTTGTGGCAGAGAAGAAACCAGCACTGATCATGGAGGTGGCCTGTAACCGGATGGTCTCTAGTTACCGCTCTGCCCTGAGCACAG GTGATATGGAGCTGCACCTTCGTCTGCTGGCAGAACTGACTCCTGACTGGCTTACAATTCACACAATTAGAAAGGACTTCTATCTCAAGTTGATCAAGACCATGGACCTGAATGTGGTACTGGAGAAACTGAAGCAGAAGACCAAAGAGGAAGAAAGGCTTTGA